Proteins encoded together in one candidate division WOR-3 bacterium window:
- a CDS encoding T9SS type A sorting domain-containing protein, translating into WRPTANLEGQTTYPFSFSSGDFMYDYFHIANIAVTAVTDSFQAADGLLAYPSLEVDPAKVPFATWNGVLRYIEAVTPASGGETIYTMDMRNNTSPHQGSPCAVRYLGNDFKIVFFGFPIYFMDQDDARLAAQKVMSDFGEVGIAETPKSVGAVFGILLQQNIPNPFTDQTVISYQLIHSGNVRLKVYNIAGQLVKTLVNDRQESGVYNIVWSGLDDQGRRVASGIYFCRLETDDQSAIKKMTVLR; encoded by the coding sequence TGGCGGCCGACCGCCAACCTCGAAGGGCAGACCACCTATCCGTTCAGCTTCAGTTCGGGTGATTTCATGTACGATTATTTTCATATTGCCAACATTGCAGTAACTGCGGTGACCGACTCGTTCCAGGCCGCCGACGGTCTGCTCGCTTATCCAAGTTTAGAGGTCGATCCCGCCAAGGTACCGTTTGCCACCTGGAACGGCGTGCTGCGTTACATCGAAGCCGTGACCCCGGCGAGCGGTGGCGAGACCATCTACACCATGGACATGCGCAACAACACGAGTCCGCATCAAGGATCACCGTGTGCGGTACGCTATCTCGGTAACGACTTTAAAATTGTCTTCTTCGGCTTCCCAATATATTTCATGGACCAGGATGATGCACGGCTGGCCGCACAGAAGGTGATGAGCGATTTCGGCGAGGTCGGCATTGCCGAGACGCCGAAGAGCGTCGGGGCGGTTTTCGGCATTCTCTTGCAGCAGAACATCCCCAATCCCTTTACCGACCAGACCGTCATCAGTTATCAGCTTATACACTCGGGCAATGTGCGCTTGAAGGTCTACAATATTGCTGGTCAGTTAGTAAAGACGCTGGTCAACGACCGTCAGGAATCGGGTGTTTATAATATCGTATGGTCGGGTCTTGATGACCAGGGCCGCCGGGTGGCGAGCGGCATCTACTTCTGCCGGCTCGAAACCGACGACCAAAGCGCGATCAAGAAAATGACCGTACTAAGGTGA
- a CDS encoding ankyrin repeat domain-containing protein → MKYFEKLLLAVMFSVTALPPLHAAGIHDVVNDNNLEAVTALLDEDPTQIDLRDADGMTPLNLAAIIGNYEIVKELLKRNADIHIGDVDNSQPIHLAAISGNVQIAELLLTNGADVNEQDDNGATPLTFAAGRRHIDMVRYLLEKGADVRIRNTAGMTPLFFAGTPEIATVILDNGADIDAPSNDGTTPLLAAVWRGRSELIRYLLERGADPNLFNDAGTTPLFAVNGENIIQITRMLIDNGARVNVRNGQAETPLHNIAWTGSVETAELLLSNGADINAVSDFGWTPLCMAALCNAEITKYLISKGATVNPHEPKDTKECPCRVEFQTPLHCAVRSDSINTIQVLVQNGALVNVVDGEGLTPLHLAVRNGNSEIVKHLLDHGAVINVTEGHYGANEMHIAAATGQKDIAALLIDNDIEIGAKDNEGKTPLYYATYHGFDGIRDMLIENSDAPEQVKAPKGYRKLLGKKLKKSEALIWHLGHSGWAIKTQGHLLVFDYNAPARSVPSDASLSSGYIIPSHIKDENVTVFATHDHGDHYNPSIFDWQDDVGNIQYVLGFRPRDIESDYLYAAPRTDTTLEDMKVTTIRSNDGGVGFLIEVDGLVIFHQGDHANGAMDMSGNYTAEIDAIAGMEKDIDLAFGPILGCSLGTPESVQLGAHYAIETLNPRVFMPMHSGQATYRYRDFVQDAAGKDYDTQLVYALNQGDRFLYIQNKVTKVE, encoded by the coding sequence GTGAAATATTTTGAGAAACTATTATTAGCCGTAATGTTTTCGGTGACCGCCCTACCACCACTACACGCGGCAGGTATACATGACGTGGTGAACGATAATAATCTGGAGGCGGTGACAGCACTACTTGATGAAGATCCAACACAAATCGATCTGCGCGACGCCGATGGAATGACGCCGCTCAACCTCGCCGCGATCATCGGGAATTACGAGATCGTCAAGGAACTTCTTAAACGAAACGCCGACATACACATCGGTGATGTGGACAACAGCCAGCCTATACATCTTGCGGCGATCAGCGGGAATGTACAAATCGCCGAACTATTATTGACAAACGGTGCCGATGTCAACGAACAGGACGATAATGGCGCAACACCTCTCACCTTCGCAGCGGGCAGAAGACATATCGATATGGTAAGATATCTGCTCGAAAAAGGTGCTGACGTAAGAATCCGTAATACCGCAGGCATGACCCCGCTTTTCTTTGCCGGTACCCCAGAGATCGCAACGGTCATTCTTGATAATGGGGCTGATATCGATGCCCCGTCAAACGACGGCACCACGCCGCTGCTCGCCGCAGTGTGGCGCGGCCGGTCTGAACTGATCAGGTATCTCCTGGAGCGAGGAGCTGACCCGAATTTGTTCAACGATGCAGGAACGACCCCATTGTTTGCTGTGAACGGCGAGAACATTATTCAGATTACACGGATGTTGATCGACAACGGCGCGCGGGTCAATGTCAGGAACGGCCAAGCCGAAACACCGCTCCACAATATCGCCTGGACTGGCTCAGTGGAAACCGCAGAGCTCTTGCTTTCGAACGGTGCTGATATCAACGCCGTGAGCGATTTCGGATGGACACCGCTTTGCATGGCTGCCCTGTGCAACGCCGAGATCACTAAATACCTGATCTCAAAAGGCGCAACGGTCAATCCCCATGAACCGAAGGACACGAAAGAATGCCCGTGTCGTGTTGAATTCCAGACACCATTGCACTGTGCCGTACGCAGTGACAGCATTAACACGATACAGGTTCTCGTGCAGAATGGCGCGCTGGTCAATGTCGTCGACGGGGAAGGTTTGACACCACTCCATTTAGCCGTAAGAAACGGGAATTCCGAAATCGTGAAACACCTGCTCGATCATGGTGCGGTGATCAACGTCACAGAAGGCCACTATGGAGCGAACGAAATGCATATCGCTGCAGCAACCGGACAAAAAGATATCGCTGCGCTGCTGATCGACAACGATATTGAAATCGGTGCAAAGGACAACGAAGGGAAAACGCCCCTGTACTATGCCACATATCACGGATTTGATGGAATACGCGATATGCTGATTGAAAATAGTGACGCGCCCGAACAAGTGAAAGCACCGAAAGGATACCGCAAGCTGCTCGGCAAGAAACTCAAGAAGAGCGAAGCCCTGATCTGGCATCTGGGACACAGCGGGTGGGCGATCAAGACCCAAGGGCATCTACTCGTTTTCGACTATAATGCTCCCGCACGTTCGGTCCCGAGCGATGCTTCTTTATCCAGTGGATACATAATTCCATCCCATATCAAAGATGAGAACGTTACGGTTTTCGCCACGCATGACCACGGCGATCATTATAACCCCTCAATATTCGACTGGCAGGATGATGTTGGAAACATCCAATACGTGTTAGGATTCAGACCTCGTGATATCGAAAGCGATTATTTGTATGCTGCTCCTCGCACCGATACGACGCTCGAAGATATGAAGGTCACGACCATACGATCGAACGACGGTGGGGTCGGCTTTCTCATCGAAGTAGATGGCCTGGTGATCTTCCACCAGGGCGATCATGCCAACGGAGCCATGGACATGTCGGGCAACTACACCGCGGAAATCGACGCCATTGCCGGCATGGAAAAGGATATCGATCTTGCCTTTGGCCCGATCCTCGGCTGCAGTCTCGGCACGCCCGAGTCGGTGCAGCTTGGCGCACACTATGCCATCGAAACGCTCAATCCCAGGGTATTCATGCCAATGCACTCGGGCCAGGCAACATACCGCTACCGTGATTTCGTCCAGGATGCTGCCGGCAAGGATTATGATACCCAGCTCGTATACGCGCTCAATCAAGGAGACAGGTTCCTTTATATTCAAAACAAGGTAACAAAGGTCGAATGA
- a CDS encoding DUF3795 domain-containing protein: MEEMIAYCGLVCTGCPAFIATQNNSDEERNRVVEKWSSDRYPLETKDINCDGCLSSGERLLKFCNECEVRSCGFERGVENCAHCDDFPCSKLETLYSMISGAEARERLVNIRKNVN, encoded by the coding sequence ATGGAGGAAATGATTGCATATTGTGGTCTGGTGTGTACTGGTTGCCCTGCTTTCATAGCGACACAGAACAACAGCGATGAAGAACGCAACAGGGTAGTGGAAAAATGGTCCTCCGACCGGTATCCGTTAGAAACCAAGGACATAAACTGCGACGGGTGTCTCAGTTCTGGCGAGAGGCTGCTTAAATTCTGTAATGAATGTGAAGTGCGCTCCTGCGGATTTGAGCGCGGTGTCGAAAACTGTGCTCATTGTGACGACTTTCCGTGTTCGAAACTCGAGACACTCTACAGCATGATAAGCGGCGCAGAAGCCAGGGAGCGCCTGGTAAATATAAGAAAAAACGTCAATTAA
- a CDS encoding T9SS type A sorting domain-containing protein has translation MRVTPDLDTINSLEICPKFYIQTYPAVTFDGQNYFVVWSDNNFGGSYYYMAAARVTPGGAVLDTGACISSGTGSSEYRAKIAYDGNRCLVVWPKSSGPVYGRFINSQCQPEGSIFTIASAPAGGSNIAFGDTNYLVVWFSGVYPTLELHGQLVSMQGSLVGGPISIVLGSGCHRWADVTFDGTKYLVVWQTGENNVGQKIYGQFIGSDGSLLGDNFMICDNTSQERWWPAVAVSDSNYLITWGQGYSSACDIWGNVDVSITGISEEAGYTAHDTGLNLTVHPNPFHYSTDIRYQITDNSNNASLKVYDAAGQLVKSFYVPSSLIGYQSSVTWDGTDQAGRQVNGGVYFVRLVADDYNATEKVLLIR, from the coding sequence GTGCGGGTCACTCCTGACCTGGATACGATAAATTCACTGGAAATCTGCCCTAAATTTTATATTCAGACATACCCCGCAGTTACTTTCGATGGCCAAAATTATTTTGTAGTATGGAGCGACAATAATTTTGGAGGCAGTTACTATTATATGGCTGCGGCGCGGGTAACGCCTGGAGGCGCTGTGCTTGACACGGGAGCCTGTATTTCCAGCGGTACCGGGTCGAGTGAATACAGGGCAAAGATCGCCTACGATGGAAACCGATGTCTCGTAGTATGGCCTAAGTCAAGCGGTCCGGTATATGGCCGGTTCATCAACAGCCAGTGTCAACCCGAAGGCAGTATCTTCACCATCGCTTCGGCTCCAGCCGGCGGATCGAACATTGCTTTTGGCGACACCAACTATCTGGTAGTTTGGTTTTCCGGTGTCTATCCAACGCTTGAGTTGCACGGTCAGCTTGTTTCGATGCAAGGTTCACTGGTGGGTGGTCCTATCAGCATAGTACTGGGGAGCGGTTGCCACCGGTGGGCAGATGTGACCTTTGACGGAACAAAGTATCTGGTTGTCTGGCAGACCGGCGAGAATAATGTTGGTCAGAAAATATACGGCCAGTTCATCGGAAGCGACGGTTCACTACTGGGAGACAATTTCATGATCTGCGATAACACATCGCAGGAGCGCTGGTGGCCTGCTGTCGCTGTTTCAGATAGCAACTATCTGATAACGTGGGGCCAGGGTTATAGCTCTGCGTGCGATATTTGGGGTAATGTTGATGTTTCGATTACCGGCATAAGCGAAGAGGCAGGGTACACAGCCCATGATACTGGGCTTAACTTAACCGTCCACCCGAACCCTTTCCACTACTCTACTGATATCCGATATCAGATAACGGATAACAGTAATAATGCAAGCCTGAAGGTCTATGATGCTGCGGGGCAGCTGGTGAAGTCATTTTATGTACCGTCATCTCTAATCGGTTATCAGTCATCGGTGACGTGGGATGGCACGGATCAGGCTGGTCGGCAAGTAAATGGTGGTGTTTATTTCGTAAGATTGGTGGCGGACGATTATAATGCTACCGAGAAAGTACTTCTAATCAGATAA